Proteins from a genomic interval of Megalopta genalis isolate 19385.01 unplaced genomic scaffold, iyMegGena1_principal scaffold0037, whole genome shotgun sequence:
- the LOC117221303 gene encoding protein FAN isoform X1, with the protein MEKERFTMLLLEPGEIFFEDYSVQMKALDVSTSEEQKWIDGRLKLCSKSLVFVTKDINQPLIKVQLREAIDIDECESVDTTLNNLLSVNCKQYVEMLEKNILAPYKFIHKQATLYFHFNYAKIDDCLPQILQLFRAATLPTAEQNAMIMAIVHSRQSRVSFDTSWLEDLYEQVVLETQASKVLPLVINPGRILLTTSRIYFQPYNNLDQHPVLKIQLKEIINVIKRRFLLRQVGLEINWTKQPENKTEHLFISLNNQHDRDELYKSLLNQPAVSLERIPQDQMTMRWQSGSLSNYDYLLYINSLADRTFHDLTQYPIMPWIIQDYTSSTLELNDPNVYRDLSKPIGALESDRLERLKERYAEMSEPKFLYGSHYSAPGFVLFYLVRKYPQYMLCLQNGRFDHPDRMFNSVADVWKNVLVNMSDFKELVPEFYDTNSAGDFLVNSYSIDFGYRHNGTKIGDVQLPPWAKGPTHFIQVLRDALESNYVSRNLHQWIDLIFGYKQRGIEAVKADNVFFHLCYEGAVDLDTIRDANDRHGIEVQIMEFGQIPKQIFTLPHPKRSVPFMETLYSETALLSLKCGSEDVNVGEKVFELSELMTFQSHKESVSCLLVMNTGKMDEVVSVGQDGTLKFFSTETKKLTRSVALSMLPLSSCISYCTTSHDNILVVGSWDNSLIFYDVEFGRVIDILQGHEDAVSCLAISTSRQIIISSSWDCTAKVWRTYVSGKKIKPADYLIAQLDHDSKVTCINISRDETLLISGTEDGEIFLWNLDTYNLQLTVKGHSGRINAMTFDPEGKSIISCAEDKALNIIDILTSTQIYRTTIEHEPLTLSWFRIFLLIGDSNGNINVWHRADAVFVSQIHCHDGPIYALSVSAENNVILTGGKDRKIIVWECKKL; encoded by the exons ATGGAAAAAGAAAG GTTCACAATGCTCCTTTTGGAGCCGGGAGAAATATTTTTTGAAGATTATAGCGTTCAAATGAAAGCGCTCGATGTTTCTACCTCAGAAGAACAGAAATGGATAGATGGGAGATTGAAATTATGTTCAAAATCATTAGTATTTGTAACTAAGGATATCAATCAGCCTTTGATAAAAGTACAACTCAGAGAAGCAATAGATATCGATGAATGTGAGTCTGTTGACACCACGTTGAA TAACCTATTGTCAGTGAATTGTAAGCAATATGTAGAAATGTTGGAGAAAAATATTTTGGCTCCGTACAAATTTATCCATAAACAAGCCACTTTGTATtttcactttaattatgcaaaaATAGACGACTGTCTCCCACaaattttacaattgtttagaGCAGCAACATTGCCAACAGCCGAACAGAACGCTATG ATTATGGCTATTGTACATTCTAGACAATCAAGGGTGTCGTTTGATACATCTTGGTTGGAGGATCTGTATGAACAAGTTGTGTTAGAAACTCAAGCAAGTAAAGTATTACCGCTCGTCATAAATCCAGGAAGGATATTGTTAACAACTTCTAGAATATATTTCCAGCCTTATAATAATTTGGATCAG CATCCGGTTTTAAAAATACAACTGAAAGAgattattaatgttataaagAGAAGATTTCTTTTAAGACAAGTT GGGCTCGAAATTAATTGGACAAAGCAGCCAGAGAATAAAACGGAGCACCTCTTCATATCATTGAACAATCAACACGATAGAGATGAACTTTATAAGAGTCTATTAAATCAACCAGCAGTGTCTTTGGAAAGAATACCTCAAGATCAAATGACCATGAGATGGCAAAGCGGTTCTTTATCAAATTACGATTACCTCCTGTACATTAATAG TTTGGCAGATAGAACTTTTCATGATTTGACTCAGTATCCAATAATGCCATGGATAATACAAGACTATACATCTTCTACGTTAGAATTAAATGATCCTAATGTGTACAGAGATCTTTCAAAACCTATTGGAGCACTTGAATCCGACAGATTAGAAAGACTGAAA GAACGATATGCAGAAATGTCGGAACCAAAATTTTTGTATGGTTCGCATTACAGTGCCCCCggatttgtattattttatttagtacgAAAATATCCTCAGTATATGTTGTGTCTACAAAATGGCAGATTCGACCATCCAGATAGAATGTTCAACAG TGTAGCTGACGTATGGAAAAATGTTTTGGTGAACATGTCTGACTTTAAAGAACTGGTTCCGGAATTTTATGATACAAACAGTGCTGGTGATTTTTTAGTGAATAGTTATAGTATCGATTTCGGTTACCGACACAATGGTACAAAAATTGGAGATGTACAATTACCACCATGGGCGAAAG GACCAACACATTTTATACAAGTATTAAGAGATGCTCTAGAAAGTAACTACGTGTCTCGTAATCTTCATCAGTGGATTGATCTAATATTTGGATACAAACAAAGGGGAATAGAAGCTGTGAAAGCCGACAACG tattttttcatttatgcTACGAGGGAGCTGTAGATTTAGATACCATTCGAGATGCTAACGACAGACACGGTATAGAAGTACAAATAATGGAGTTTGGACAAATACCAAAACAAATATTCACGTTACCTCACCCTAAACGCTCTGTTCCATTCATGGAGACATTGTACAGCGAAACTGCTTTGCTGTCATTAAAATGTGGATCGG AAGATGTAAATGTCGgtgaaaaagtatttgaattatCCGAATTAATGACATTTCAATCGCATAAAGAAAGCGTAAGCTGTTTGTTAGTGATGAATACAGGAAAAATGGACGAAGTGGTGTCTGTGGGACAAGATGGAACATTGAAATTTTTCAGTACTgaaacgaaaaaattaacaCGTAGCGTAGCTCTGTCGATGCTACCACTTTCTTCTTGCATATCGTACTGCACGACTTCCCATGACAATATATTAGTTGTTGGCTCCTGGGATAATTCATT AATATTTTATGACGTCGAATTCGGCAGAGTTATAGACATACTTCAAGGTCACGAAGATGCTGTTTCCTGTTTAGCAATAAGTACTTCTCGTCAGATTATTATATCTAGTTCATGGGACTGTACAGCGAAAGTTTGGCGAACTTATGTTTCCGGGAAGAAAATTAAACCAGCGGATTATCTTATTGCTCAATTAGATCATGACTCCAAAGTGACTTGCATCAATATATCCAG GGATGAGACGTTATTAATATCTGGCACGGAAGATGGAGAAATTTTTTTATGGAATCTAGACACTTATAATCTGCAACTTACTGTGAAAG GACATTCTGGCAGAATAAATGCAATGACGTTTGATCCAGAAGGCAAAAGCATTATATCGTGTGCAGAAGACAAAGCATTGAATATAATCGATATTTTAACAAGTACACAGATTTATCGTACAACTATAGAACACGAACCATTAACATTGTCATGGTTCAGAATCTTTTTATTGATAGGAGACAGCAATGGAAATATTAATGTGTGGCACCGTGCAGATGCAGTTTTCGTTTCGCAAATACACTGTCATGATG ggCCAATTTACGCATTGTCCGTGTCCGCAGAAAATAATGTTATTTTAACTGGTGGTAAGGATAGAAAAATAATTGTGTGGGAATGCAAAAAATTATGA
- the Bmcp gene encoding uncoupling protein Bmcp mitochondrial codes for MGESHWKDWRPFVYGGLASIIAELGTFPLDTTKTRLQIQGQKFDKRYAHLKYSGMTDALVQISKEEGFKALYSGISSAILRQATYGTIKFGTYYSLKQTAMEKWETDDLVVISIVCGAVAGAISSAIANPTDVVKVRMQVTGFDSNLSLYGCFRDVYRHEGIRGLWKGVGPTAQRAAVIAAVELPIYDYTKNKLIALLEDSVTNHFLSSFIASTGSAVASTPIDVVRTRLMNQRRIRNTVGTLPPHIYSGSIDCFVQTFKNEGFLALYKGFIPTWFRMGPWNIIFFITYEQLKHLDHSRFSLSR; via the exons ATGGGAGAAAGTCACTGGAAGGATTGGAGGCCTTTTGTTTACGGAGGATTAGCTTCGATTATCGCAGAGTTAG GTACTTTTCCTTTAGACACAACGAAAACTCGTCTACAAATTCAAGGCCAGAAATTTGACAAAAGATACGCTCATTTAAAATATTCTGGCATGACGGATGCTCTTGTGCAGATATCGAAAGAAGAAGGATTCAAAGCTTTGTATTCTGG AATTAGCTCGGCTATTTTAAGACAAGCCACTTATGGAACCATAAAATTTGGCACCTATTATTCGTTAAAGCAAACAGCCATGGAGAAATGGGAGACGGATGACTTGGTTGTTATAAGTATTGTTTGCGGTGCTGTAGCAGGAGCCATATCGAGTGCGATAGCCAATCCCACGGATGTAGTCAAAGTTCGTATGCAAGTAACAGGTTTCGACTCAAATTTGTCTTTGTATGGTTGTTTTCGAGATGTTTACCGACACGAGGGTATACGCGGTTTGTGGAAG GGTGTAGGACCTACTGCGCAAAGGGCAGCAGTTATCGCTGCTGTAGAATTACCTATATATGACTATACTAAAAATAAACTTATAGCTCTTCTGGAAGACAGTGTCACTAATCATTTTCT GTCCAGCTTCATAGCAAGTACGGGAAGTGCTGTAGCTTCTACCCCTATAGACGTTGTCCGT ACGCGGTTAATGAATCAGAGAAGAATACGTAACACAGTCGGCACATTGCCTCCTCATATTTACAGTGGAAGTATAGACTGTTTCGTCCAG ACGTTTAAAAATGAAGGATTCCTAGCATTGTACAAAGGTTTCATTCCTACTTGGTTCAGAATGGGCCCATGGAACAtcatattttttataacatacGAACAGCTGAAACATCTGGACCATTCTCGCTTCTCTCTAAGTAGATAA
- the LOC117221303 gene encoding protein FAN isoform X2, with protein MEKERFTMLLLEPGEIFFEDYSVQMKALDVSTSEEQKWIDGRLKLCSKSLVFVTKDINQPLIKVQLREAIDIDECESVDTTLNNLLSVNCKQYVEMLEKNILAPYKFIHKQATLYFHFNYAKIDDCLPQILQLFRAATLPTAEQNAMIMAIVHSRQSRVSFDTSWLEDLYEQVVLETQASKVLPLVINPGRILLTTSRIYFQPYNNLDQHPVLKIQLKEIINVIKRRFLLRQVGLEINWTKQPENKTEHLFISLNNQHDRDELYKSLLNQPAVSLERIPQDQMTMRWQSGSLSNYDYLLYINSLADRTFHDLTQYPIMPWIIQDYTSSTLELNDPNVYRDLSKPIGALESDRLERLKERYAEMSEPKFLYGSHYSAPGFVLFYLVRKYPQYMLCLQNGRFDHPDRMFNSVADVWKNVLVNMSDFKELVPEFYDTNSAGDFLVNSYSIDFGYRHNGTKIGDVQLPPWAKGPTHFIQVLRDALESNYVSRNLHQWIDLIFGYKQRGIEAVKADNVFFHLCYEGAVDLDTIRDANDRHGIEVQIMEFGQIPKQIFTLPHPKRSVPFMETLYSETALLSLKCGSDVNVGEKVFELSELMTFQSHKESVSCLLVMNTGKMDEVVSVGQDGTLKFFSTETKKLTRSVALSMLPLSSCISYCTTSHDNILVVGSWDNSLIFYDVEFGRVIDILQGHEDAVSCLAISTSRQIIISSSWDCTAKVWRTYVSGKKIKPADYLIAQLDHDSKVTCINISRDETLLISGTEDGEIFLWNLDTYNLQLTVKGHSGRINAMTFDPEGKSIISCAEDKALNIIDILTSTQIYRTTIEHEPLTLSWFRIFLLIGDSNGNINVWHRADAVFVSQIHCHDGPIYALSVSAENNVILTGGKDRKIIVWECKKL; from the exons ATGGAAAAAGAAAG GTTCACAATGCTCCTTTTGGAGCCGGGAGAAATATTTTTTGAAGATTATAGCGTTCAAATGAAAGCGCTCGATGTTTCTACCTCAGAAGAACAGAAATGGATAGATGGGAGATTGAAATTATGTTCAAAATCATTAGTATTTGTAACTAAGGATATCAATCAGCCTTTGATAAAAGTACAACTCAGAGAAGCAATAGATATCGATGAATGTGAGTCTGTTGACACCACGTTGAA TAACCTATTGTCAGTGAATTGTAAGCAATATGTAGAAATGTTGGAGAAAAATATTTTGGCTCCGTACAAATTTATCCATAAACAAGCCACTTTGTATtttcactttaattatgcaaaaATAGACGACTGTCTCCCACaaattttacaattgtttagaGCAGCAACATTGCCAACAGCCGAACAGAACGCTATG ATTATGGCTATTGTACATTCTAGACAATCAAGGGTGTCGTTTGATACATCTTGGTTGGAGGATCTGTATGAACAAGTTGTGTTAGAAACTCAAGCAAGTAAAGTATTACCGCTCGTCATAAATCCAGGAAGGATATTGTTAACAACTTCTAGAATATATTTCCAGCCTTATAATAATTTGGATCAG CATCCGGTTTTAAAAATACAACTGAAAGAgattattaatgttataaagAGAAGATTTCTTTTAAGACAAGTT GGGCTCGAAATTAATTGGACAAAGCAGCCAGAGAATAAAACGGAGCACCTCTTCATATCATTGAACAATCAACACGATAGAGATGAACTTTATAAGAGTCTATTAAATCAACCAGCAGTGTCTTTGGAAAGAATACCTCAAGATCAAATGACCATGAGATGGCAAAGCGGTTCTTTATCAAATTACGATTACCTCCTGTACATTAATAG TTTGGCAGATAGAACTTTTCATGATTTGACTCAGTATCCAATAATGCCATGGATAATACAAGACTATACATCTTCTACGTTAGAATTAAATGATCCTAATGTGTACAGAGATCTTTCAAAACCTATTGGAGCACTTGAATCCGACAGATTAGAAAGACTGAAA GAACGATATGCAGAAATGTCGGAACCAAAATTTTTGTATGGTTCGCATTACAGTGCCCCCggatttgtattattttatttagtacgAAAATATCCTCAGTATATGTTGTGTCTACAAAATGGCAGATTCGACCATCCAGATAGAATGTTCAACAG TGTAGCTGACGTATGGAAAAATGTTTTGGTGAACATGTCTGACTTTAAAGAACTGGTTCCGGAATTTTATGATACAAACAGTGCTGGTGATTTTTTAGTGAATAGTTATAGTATCGATTTCGGTTACCGACACAATGGTACAAAAATTGGAGATGTACAATTACCACCATGGGCGAAAG GACCAACACATTTTATACAAGTATTAAGAGATGCTCTAGAAAGTAACTACGTGTCTCGTAATCTTCATCAGTGGATTGATCTAATATTTGGATACAAACAAAGGGGAATAGAAGCTGTGAAAGCCGACAACG tattttttcatttatgcTACGAGGGAGCTGTAGATTTAGATACCATTCGAGATGCTAACGACAGACACGGTATAGAAGTACAAATAATGGAGTTTGGACAAATACCAAAACAAATATTCACGTTACCTCACCCTAAACGCTCTGTTCCATTCATGGAGACATTGTACAGCGAAACTGCTTTGCTGTCATTAAAATGTGGATCGG ATGTAAATGTCGgtgaaaaagtatttgaattatCCGAATTAATGACATTTCAATCGCATAAAGAAAGCGTAAGCTGTTTGTTAGTGATGAATACAGGAAAAATGGACGAAGTGGTGTCTGTGGGACAAGATGGAACATTGAAATTTTTCAGTACTgaaacgaaaaaattaacaCGTAGCGTAGCTCTGTCGATGCTACCACTTTCTTCTTGCATATCGTACTGCACGACTTCCCATGACAATATATTAGTTGTTGGCTCCTGGGATAATTCATT AATATTTTATGACGTCGAATTCGGCAGAGTTATAGACATACTTCAAGGTCACGAAGATGCTGTTTCCTGTTTAGCAATAAGTACTTCTCGTCAGATTATTATATCTAGTTCATGGGACTGTACAGCGAAAGTTTGGCGAACTTATGTTTCCGGGAAGAAAATTAAACCAGCGGATTATCTTATTGCTCAATTAGATCATGACTCCAAAGTGACTTGCATCAATATATCCAG GGATGAGACGTTATTAATATCTGGCACGGAAGATGGAGAAATTTTTTTATGGAATCTAGACACTTATAATCTGCAACTTACTGTGAAAG GACATTCTGGCAGAATAAATGCAATGACGTTTGATCCAGAAGGCAAAAGCATTATATCGTGTGCAGAAGACAAAGCATTGAATATAATCGATATTTTAACAAGTACACAGATTTATCGTACAACTATAGAACACGAACCATTAACATTGTCATGGTTCAGAATCTTTTTATTGATAGGAGACAGCAATGGAAATATTAATGTGTGGCACCGTGCAGATGCAGTTTTCGTTTCGCAAATACACTGTCATGATG ggCCAATTTACGCATTGTCCGTGTCCGCAGAAAATAATGTTATTTTAACTGGTGGTAAGGATAGAAAAATAATTGTGTGGGAATGCAAAAAATTATGA